A genomic region of Raphanus sativus cultivar WK10039 chromosome 6, ASM80110v3, whole genome shotgun sequence contains the following coding sequences:
- the LOC108806286 gene encoding uncharacterized protein LOC108806286 produces MHQSAIKGLELNCRDADIRKSSISRISVEGYDTSLRRADVDGALREHFASCGNIIHVYVPVPLDVDVNGVILCRYSLIYVNEEDEEKALKLDGSDMGGRILQINPYPFHENHLDDYLAPMQEGEFFLPQHTIMVKDFESSLPIDVIKAQLEKYFSAKGSFVYQDVTASGAIKTVARFYVRGQEGVETALERSGRSVEGLYFVVTEVVPVPAKIRPTGYCHPHNFIEDPNITEKRSQKKKKSKTTERNQSKKKEKKRKTRVGYQKKMKSESRE; encoded by the exons ATGCATCAATCCGCCATCAAA GGTCTGGAGTTGAACTGTCGTGATGCAGATATTCGAAAAAGCAG CATTAGCAGGATTTCGGTCGAGGGATACGACACCTCCCTTCGTAGGGCAGATGTCGATGGTGCTTTGAGAGAACACTTCGCTTCATGTGGAAACATAATACATGTTTATGTTCCCGTTCCCTTAGACGTAGACGTTAACGGTGTTATTCTCTGCAG atattccttaatttatgttaatgaagaagatgaagaaaaggCACTGAAGCTTGATGGAAGTGACATGGGAGGACGGATTTTACAAATTAACCCTTACCCGTTCCACGAAAATCACCTTGATGATTACTTGGCTCCTATGCAAGAAGGCGAATTCTTTCTGCCACAACACAC GATAATGGTTAAGGATTTTGAGTCTTCCCTTCCTATCGATGTTATCAAGGCGCAGCTTGAGAAATATTTCTCTGCAAAAGGTTCTTTTGTTTACCAAGACGTAACCGCTTCTGGTGCTATCAAAAc CGTAGCCAGATTTTATGTCCGTGGACAAGAGGGTGTAGAAACGGCGCTTGAACGTAGTGGACGTTCTGTTGAAGGTTTGTATTTTGTAGTTACTGAGGTTGTTCCAGTTCCAGCAAAAATACGCCCGACTGGCTACTGTCACCCAC atAACTTTATAGAAGATCCAAATATTACGGAGAAGAGAagtcagaagaagaagaagagcaagactacAGAGAGAAATCAGtcgaagaagaaagagaagaagaggaagaccaGGGTGGGATatcagaagaagatgaagagtgAGAGTAGGGAGTAG